The DNA window AACCTGCTGTCGTCAATGGCAAAAAAGTACGCTCTAAAAATTTTATCACGCTTGAATTATAGTTATCATCCAAACAAATTTTTCCTACGCATAATCTCAGTTTTAAAAGTAATTCTATATCATACAAATTTCATATTTCATCATTAAGATTTAAAAATTAATTTACATTTGCTGAAGAAAAAAATTTCGTATGTCGGAAAAAATCGGATACGTTGCTCAAGTAATTGGCCCCGTTGTAGATGTGGTATTTGAGAAGGAGGAGGATCTGCCCAAAATTTACGATGCTTTAGAAATAAAAAAGGAAGACGGTCGAGTTCTTGTACTTGAGACCCAACAAGACATTGGTGAAAATACTGTGAGAACTATTGCCATGGACTCTACGGATGGACTATACCGAGGAATGCCTGTGATTAATACAGGAAAACCTATCTCTATGCCCATTGGTGAAGAAATTAACGGCAGACTTTTTAACGTAGTTGGAGAGCCCATTGATGGTTTGCCCGCCGTAAAAAAAGAAAGAAGTTATGAAATTCACCGAGAGCCTCCAAAATTTGAACAGCTCTCAACTAAAACTGAAGTTCTATATACGGGTATCAAGGTTATTGATCTCATCGAACCTTATGCCAAAGGTGGAAAAATTGGACTATTCGGTGGTGCAGGTGTTGGAAAAACGGTTATCATTCAAGAACTGATCAACAACATTGCAAAGAAATACAATGGCTTTTCTGTATTTGCCGGCGTGGGTGAGCGAACTCGTGAAGGCAATGATTTACTTCGCGAAATGATCGAAGCTGGACTTGTCAATTATGGAAAAGAATTCCTGGAAAGTATGCATAAAGGTGGTTGGGATCTATCCAAAGTTGACTTAGAAAACCTCAAAAAAAGTCTTCTTACGATGGTTTTTGGACAAATGAACGAACCACCAGGAGCACGTGCAAGAGTTGGTCTCAGTGGTTTGACGATTGCTGAATATTACCGAGATGGAGACGAAAAATCGGGCGGACGAGATATTCTGTTTTTCATCGATAACATATTCCGTTTCACGCAAGCTGGTTCTGAAGTATCAGCTCTTCTGGGGCGTATGCCCTCTGCTGTAGGTTACCAACCAACCCTGGCAACAGAAATGGGTATTTTACAGGAACGTATCACTTCTACTAAGCGAGGTTCGATTACTTCCGTACAAGCTATTTACGTACCAGCAGATGATCTTACCGATCCTGCCCCTGCCACTACATTTGCTCATCTCGACGCCACAACTGTTCTCAGTCGTAAAATAGCTGAACTTGGTATCTATCCTGCTGTTGACCCTCTCGATTCCACCTCTCGCATTCTTTCGCCCGATATCGTCGGGCAAGAACATTACGAGACCGCTCAACGAGTTAAAAAAATACTTCAGCGCTACAAAGAACTTCAGG is part of the Bacteroidales bacterium genome and encodes:
- the atpD gene encoding F0F1 ATP synthase subunit beta, whose translation is MSEKIGYVAQVIGPVVDVVFEKEEDLPKIYDALEIKKEDGRVLVLETQQDIGENTVRTIAMDSTDGLYRGMPVINTGKPISMPIGEEINGRLFNVVGEPIDGLPAVKKERSYEIHREPPKFEQLSTKTEVLYTGIKVIDLIEPYAKGGKIGLFGGAGVGKTVIIQELINNIAKKYNGFSVFAGVGERTREGNDLLREMIEAGLVNYGKEFLESMHKGGWDLSKVDLENLKKSLLTMVFGQMNEPPGARARVGLSGLTIAEYYRDGDEKSGGRDILFFIDNIFRFTQAGSEVSALLGRMPSAVGYQPTLATEMGILQERITSTKRGSITSVQAIYVPADDLTDPAPATTFAHLDATTVLSRKIAELGIYPAVDPLDSTSRILSPDIVGQEHYETAQRVKKILQRYKELQDIIAILGMEELSEEDKLVVHRARRVQRFLSQPFHVATQFTGVPGEFVNIEDTIKGFKMILDGEVDEYPEAAFHLVGTIEQAIEKGKKLLAQAKA